The following proteins come from a genomic window of Candidatus Thiodiazotropha sp. CDECU1:
- a CDS encoding SCO family protein — translation MSDYRGKVVLLYFGYTWCPDICPTNLALISTTLSAMDDREREQIQPLFISVDPDRDTPQRLKEYVEYFHPSLMGLTGSASEIDEIVARYGAAYRIVDKKVDGPYVVDHTADTYIIDKQGKLVRRMAHGSSAEEILGALGPLLQENLSR, via the coding sequence TTGAGTGATTACCGCGGCAAGGTGGTATTGCTCTACTTTGGCTATACCTGGTGTCCTGATATCTGCCCAACCAATCTTGCCTTGATAAGTACCACCTTGTCTGCCATGGATGATAGGGAGCGTGAACAGATACAGCCACTGTTTATCAGTGTCGATCCTGATCGGGATACACCGCAGCGCCTGAAGGAGTATGTGGAGTATTTCCACCCTTCACTGATGGGTCTGACCGGCAGCGCAAGTGAGATCGATGAGATTGTCGCACGCTATGGTGCTGCCTACCGTATCGTGGACAAAAAGGTTGATGGACCCTATGTGGTCGATCATACGGCGGATACCTACATTATCGATAAACAGGGCAAACTGGTACGCAGGATGGCCCACGGATCCAGTGCCGAAGAGATACTCGGCGCACTGGGTCCGCTGCTTCAGGAAAACCTGAGTAGATAA
- the ppx gene encoding exopolyphosphatase has translation MQEQIPEANLDEAIAAIDLGSNSFHLIVARVIEGHLQIIDRMKDTVRLGEGLTADKRLKPHVAERALECLGRYAQRLRPLPAENIRVVGTNTMRQIHADDNFHGLAEKALLHPIEIIAGREEARLVYLGVAHGLAAGDETRLVVDIGGGSTELIIGQGYQPHERESLHMGCVSISRRFFADGNITAQAMRDAELACSLEIRPVRYEFRDGDWTRAIGSSGSIKSIGNVILQQGWNKTGICCESLQRLKRALIDAGNIDKLSLKGLSEERKPVFAGGLAVLSAVFEQIGIEHMEVSSEALREGLIYDMVGRGQEEDARERTLKTLMRRYDADEDQVERVKATALALHEQAKRAWNLEEPRYEAMLSWAAKVHEIGLTVSHSQFQKHGAYLLEKSDLSGFSLQEQKVLAALVRGHRRKFPTAIFEALPKDVVSCTKLLCILLRLSVLTHRARSTVAKPIPRLEVEDHKISLVFPEEWIAHHPLTRKELEQEASYLESAGYLLRFS, from the coding sequence ATGCAGGAACAGATCCCAGAGGCCAATCTTGATGAAGCGATTGCAGCCATTGACCTCGGTTCAAACAGTTTTCACCTGATCGTTGCACGGGTCATCGAGGGCCATCTGCAGATCATCGACAGAATGAAAGATACCGTCAGACTCGGCGAGGGCCTGACTGCAGACAAGCGCCTCAAACCCCACGTAGCCGAGCGTGCCCTTGAGTGTTTAGGGCGATATGCACAACGCTTGCGTCCCCTGCCGGCTGAAAATATTCGTGTCGTCGGCACAAACACCATGCGCCAGATCCATGCGGATGACAATTTTCACGGTCTTGCGGAAAAGGCCTTGCTGCATCCTATAGAAATTATCGCCGGACGGGAGGAGGCACGGCTGGTCTACCTTGGGGTGGCACATGGACTTGCTGCAGGAGATGAAACACGCTTGGTCGTGGACATCGGTGGCGGCAGTACCGAGCTGATCATCGGCCAGGGCTATCAACCTCATGAGCGGGAGAGTCTGCATATGGGGTGTGTCAGTATAAGCCGTAGATTCTTTGCTGACGGTAATATAACAGCACAGGCCATGCGTGATGCGGAGCTTGCCTGTAGCCTGGAAATCCGGCCGGTGAGATATGAATTCAGAGATGGGGATTGGACCCGGGCAATCGGTAGTTCGGGCAGTATAAAATCGATTGGTAACGTGATCCTGCAGCAGGGTTGGAACAAGACCGGGATCTGCTGCGAATCCCTGCAACGACTGAAACGGGCATTGATCGATGCAGGCAACATCGACAAGCTCTCATTGAAAGGGTTGTCTGAAGAGAGAAAACCGGTTTTTGCCGGTGGCTTGGCCGTGCTCTCGGCCGTCTTCGAGCAGATCGGCATCGAACATATGGAAGTCTCCTCCGAGGCCTTGCGGGAAGGCTTGATATACGACATGGTCGGACGCGGCCAGGAGGAGGACGCCCGTGAGCGCACCCTGAAAACCCTGATGCGCCGCTATGACGCGGATGAGGATCAGGTTGAGCGGGTGAAAGCAACCGCCCTGGCCCTCCACGAACAGGCCAAACGGGCCTGGAATCTAGAGGAACCGCGCTATGAAGCGATGCTATCTTGGGCGGCGAAAGTACATGAGATAGGTCTGACCGTCTCCCATAGCCAATTCCAGAAACACGGCGCCTATCTACTGGAAAAATCTGATCTATCCGGCTTTTCCCTGCAAGAGCAAAAGGTTCTCGCGGCCCTGGTCAGAGGACATCGGCGAAAATTTCCGACAGCTATATTCGAGGCACTCCCAAAAGATGTGGTGAGCTGTACCAAACTGCTCTGCATTCTGCTCAGACTCTCGGTATTGACCCATCGGGCACGCTCCACGGTTGCCAAGCCCATACCCAGACTTGAGGTCGAAGATCACAAGATATCCCTGGTTTTTCCCGAAGAGTGGATCGCTCACCATCCATTGACGAGAAAGGAGCTGGAGCAGGAAGCCAGCTATCTGGAGTCCGCGGGTTATCTACTCAGGTTTTCCTGA